A stretch of the Candidatus Endomicrobium procryptotermitis genome encodes the following:
- a CDS encoding N-glycosylase/DNA lyase codes for MKKNSLIKIDFIKTPTNDSKDLSGLKCFWTGIKHLILQRERHFDDVWKKGSEEEIFAELVFCLFTPQSKAVSCWAAVNTLAEENMIFEADCKQIVEKISKVRFRNNKAKYLVEARNFFTVNGKMAIKEKLASFNNIYELREWIIKNIDGIGYKEAGHFLRNIGIGKELAILDRHILKNLKILGAIDKIPKTLTKKTYLEIEKKMQNFCKKAGIPMPHMDMLLWCKESGGIFK; via the coding sequence ATGAAAAAAAACTCTTTAATAAAGATTGATTTTATAAAAACTCCCACAAATGATTCAAAGGACCTTTCAGGTTTAAAATGTTTTTGGACTGGAATTAAACATCTTATCCTACAGAGAGAACGACATTTTGATGACGTTTGGAAAAAAGGTTCCGAAGAAGAAATTTTTGCGGAACTTGTTTTCTGTCTTTTCACGCCTCAAAGCAAGGCCGTGTCATGTTGGGCCGCTGTAAACACGCTCGCAGAAGAAAATATGATTTTTGAAGCCGACTGCAAACAGATTGTCGAAAAAATATCGAAAGTACGTTTTAGAAATAATAAAGCAAAATATCTGGTTGAAGCAAGAAATTTTTTCACTGTTAACGGTAAAATGGCAATTAAAGAAAAGCTGGCCTCATTTAATAATATTTATGAGTTGAGAGAATGGATTATTAAAAATATTGACGGAATAGGTTATAAAGAAGCCGGACATTTCCTAAGAAATATAGGGATAGGAAAAGAGCTTGCAATTCTTGACAGACACATACTTAAAAATCTGAAAATACTCGGTGCAATTGACAAAATACCGAAAACTTTAACAAAAAAAACTTATTTGGAAATAGAAAAGAAAATGCAGAATTTTTGTAAAAAAGCAGGTATTCCCATGCCGCATATGGATATGCTTTTATGGTGCAAAGAAAGCGGAGGAATTTTTAAATAA
- a CDS encoding flavin reductase family protein, which translates to MDMNALNKIQYGIYIISSKADGRICAQLVNSLFQVTAEPVKFAISISKQNFSCAIIEKAGRYAITALSEDAPFEFIGKFGFQSGRTVNKFEKVKYTLSDITGIPIILDYAAAVYETEIENKIDLDTHILFISKVMDMKIIDASKNTMTYDYYHKVKGGLTAKNAPTFIKRL; encoded by the coding sequence ATGGATATGAACGCTTTAAATAAAATCCAGTATGGAATATACATAATTTCTTCTAAAGCCGACGGAAGAATTTGTGCACAGCTTGTAAACAGCCTTTTTCAAGTAACCGCTGAACCTGTTAAGTTTGCGATAAGCATTTCCAAACAAAATTTCAGCTGCGCAATCATAGAAAAAGCCGGAAGATATGCAATAACGGCATTATCGGAAGACGCTCCATTTGAATTCATTGGCAAATTCGGATTTCAAAGCGGAAGAACAGTAAATAAATTTGAAAAAGTTAAATATACACTTTCCGATATAACCGGAATTCCAATAATTTTAGATTATGCTGCGGCGGTATATGAAACAGAAATTGAAAATAAAATTGATTTGGACACGCATATTTTATTCATAAGCAAAGTAATGGATATGAAAATCATAGATGCGTCAAAAAACACCATGACTTACGATTATTACCACAAAGTAAAAGGTGGATTAACAGCTAAAAATGCCCCGACTTTTATAAAACGCTTATAA